A genomic window from Verrucomicrobiia bacterium includes:
- a CDS encoding transglutaminase family protein: MAIHVALHHKTRYRYDRAVMLGPQVVRLRPAPHARTRILSYSLNVGAPKHFINWQQDLQSNYLARIVFPEKTRELSVEVELVVEMAVYNPFDFFLEPAVESFPFEYPAALDHELEPFLRRCDTTPGFSKYADDLRAEILLKSETVRTIDFLVAMNQRVWKDVTYTIRMEPGVQTPGETLTRRSGSCRDSAWLICQLLRHCGVAARFVSGYLIQLKPDVTPLEGPCGAESDFTDLHAWCEVYLPGAGWIGLDPTSGLLAGEGHIPLACAPDPTGAAPITGDVEECKAEFDFEMRVTRIHESPRVTRPYTAEQWKSIDALGHQIDAELNRHDVRLTMGGEPTFVSIDDPDGAEWNFTAVSDRKRIMSGELIRRLRDRFAPGALLHYGQGKWYPGEPLPRWALAAYWRTDGVPIWNDDLLIADESHDYGHGAAEARELIAHIATVLGIDSQFVLPAYEDVFYYTWKERRLPSNVTPGNSRLKDKTERDRIARIFQQGLGSVTGYALPIRRSAADEAAGWRSGSWFLRDNETLWLIPGDSPMGLRLPLDSMPWVADAEFPHVCPVDPSAPSLRELASTYPQPKTRLHQPFLKGAPLPAATGMVTGQRSQALSPRENLRAPSQGESAPWVVRTALCVEPRNGRLHVFLPPVSSADDFLELVSAIETAVSEIGYPVIIEGEPLPRDPRLQKLAVTPDPGVIEVNLHPSSSWPQLVERTSVLYDEARQTRLGTEKFMLDGRHTGTGGGNHLVIGGPTPQDSPILRRPDLLRSLLSYWQNHPSLSWLFSGLFIGPTSQAPRVDEARNDSLHELEIAFRELPDAGEWCPPWLADRLFRNLLIDSSGNTHRAEFSIDKLFSPDSSGGRLGLVELRAFEMPPHPQMSLAQQLLLRGLIARFWKQPYTNKLVRWGSDIHDRWLLPHFCQTDFRDVISDLREAGFPFEFEWFAPHFEFRFPRIGDLDQRDIRIELRTALEPWHVLGEESGSGGTVRYVDSSLERLQVKASGLINDRFAITCNGHRVPLHPTGTNGEAVAGVRYRAWQPPHCLQPTIGVHAPLRFDLVDTWNERSLGGCTYHVTHPGGRSYDTFPVNSYEAESRRLSRFFRQGHTPGRIHVKPVQQNPEHPFTLDLRTV; the protein is encoded by the coding sequence ATGGCCATTCACGTTGCACTTCATCATAAAACCCGCTACCGCTACGACCGCGCCGTCATGCTCGGGCCACAGGTGGTCCGCCTCCGCCCCGCGCCACACGCGCGCACGCGAATCCTCAGCTATTCGCTGAACGTCGGGGCGCCGAAGCATTTCATTAACTGGCAGCAGGATCTTCAGTCGAATTACCTCGCACGGATTGTGTTTCCGGAGAAGACGCGCGAGCTCAGCGTGGAAGTCGAACTCGTTGTCGAAATGGCCGTTTACAATCCGTTCGATTTCTTCCTCGAACCTGCTGTCGAATCATTTCCCTTTGAGTATCCCGCGGCTCTGGACCACGAGCTCGAGCCGTTTTTGCGCCGATGCGACACCACGCCTGGGTTTTCCAAATATGCGGACGATCTCCGCGCCGAAATCCTTTTGAAGTCGGAAACCGTTCGCACGATCGACTTCCTCGTCGCAATGAATCAGCGCGTGTGGAAGGACGTGACCTACACGATCCGCATGGAGCCGGGGGTTCAAACACCTGGAGAGACCCTGACCCGCCGAAGCGGGTCATGCCGCGATTCCGCCTGGCTGATTTGCCAGCTGCTGCGGCATTGCGGCGTGGCGGCACGCTTTGTCAGCGGCTACCTCATTCAGTTGAAGCCCGACGTCACACCGCTTGAAGGCCCCTGCGGCGCCGAATCCGATTTCACGGACCTGCATGCGTGGTGCGAGGTTTACCTGCCAGGCGCTGGCTGGATTGGGCTCGATCCCACTTCGGGTCTGCTCGCCGGCGAAGGCCACATTCCCCTCGCCTGCGCTCCCGATCCCACAGGGGCCGCGCCAATCACGGGCGACGTCGAGGAGTGCAAGGCTGAGTTCGATTTTGAAATGCGTGTTACGCGCATCCACGAATCCCCGCGGGTCACGCGGCCCTATACGGCAGAACAATGGAAGAGCATCGATGCATTGGGACACCAGATCGATGCAGAGCTGAATCGCCACGACGTGCGGCTGACGATGGGCGGCGAGCCAACCTTTGTTTCGATCGATGATCCTGACGGTGCCGAATGGAATTTCACCGCCGTTTCGGACCGCAAGAGAATCATGTCAGGCGAATTGATCCGGCGTCTACGGGACCGCTTTGCTCCCGGCGCGCTCCTGCACTACGGACAAGGAAAGTGGTATCCCGGCGAACCGCTTCCTCGCTGGGCACTCGCTGCATACTGGCGGACGGATGGCGTCCCAATCTGGAACGATGATCTGCTCATCGCGGATGAATCCCACGATTACGGGCATGGCGCGGCAGAAGCCCGCGAACTTATTGCACACATCGCCACGGTGCTCGGCATTGATTCGCAATTCGTCCTGCCCGCGTATGAAGATGTTTTCTATTACACGTGGAAGGAACGACGCCTTCCCAGCAACGTCACTCCTGGCAATTCGCGCCTCAAGGACAAGACCGAACGGGATCGCATCGCTCGCATCTTCCAACAAGGCCTTGGCTCGGTCACAGGTTATGCGCTGCCGATCCGCCGCAGCGCGGCTGACGAAGCGGCAGGGTGGCGTTCGGGCTCGTGGTTCCTCCGAGACAACGAAACCCTCTGGCTCATTCCGGGCGATTCTCCCATGGGTTTGCGCCTGCCGCTGGATTCGATGCCATGGGTTGCTGACGCGGAGTTCCCGCATGTCTGCCCTGTCGATCCTTCGGCACCTTCGTTGCGAGAGTTGGCGTCCACATATCCGCAGCCAAAAACGCGATTGCACCAACCGTTCCTCAAGGGCGCACCCTTGCCCGCAGCGACGGGGATGGTAACGGGGCAGCGGTCGCAAGCGTTGTCCCCACGCGAAAATCTTCGAGCGCCATCGCAAGGCGAGTCCGCTCCATGGGTTGTGCGCACGGCCCTCTGTGTTGAACCACGCAATGGCAGGCTGCACGTGTTCCTTCCGCCCGTTTCGAGCGCAGACGATTTTCTTGAGCTTGTCTCTGCGATTGAGACAGCTGTTTCGGAGATCGGTTACCCAGTCATCATCGAAGGCGAGCCTCTGCCTCGCGATCCGCGCCTCCAGAAGCTTGCCGTCACGCCCGATCCCGGCGTCATCGAGGTCAATCTGCATCCCTCTTCATCATGGCCCCAGCTCGTGGAACGCACTTCGGTGCTGTATGACGAGGCGCGACAGACGCGGCTCGGGACGGAGAAGTTCATGCTCGACGGACGTCACACTGGAACGGGTGGCGGAAACCATCTCGTCATCGGCGGCCCAACACCGCAGGACTCGCCCATCCTGCGACGGCCCGACCTGCTCCGCTCCCTGCTCTCCTACTGGCAGAATCATCCGTCACTCAGCTGGTTGTTCAGCGGCCTGTTCATCGGTCCCACGTCGCAGGCACCCCGTGTGGATGAGGCCCGCAATGATTCCCTGCATGAACTGGAGATCGCCTTTCGCGAATTGCCCGACGCCGGCGAATGGTGTCCTCCCTGGCTTGCCGACCGGTTGTTTCGCAATCTCCTCATCGATTCCAGCGGCAACACGCATCGGGCCGAATTCAGCATCGACAAGTTGTTTTCTCCCGACAGCAGCGGCGGGAGGCTGGGTCTTGTGGAATTGCGCGCGTTTGAAATGCCGCCGCATCCGCAGATGAGCCTCGCCCAGCAACTTCTGCTGCGGGGGTTGATCGCACGATTCTGGAAACAGCCCTACACCAACAAACTTGTCCGCTGGGGATCGGACATTCACGACCGCTGGCTCCTTCCCCATTTCTGCCAAACGGATTTTCGCGACGTCATTTCGGATCTCCGCGAGGCAGGCTTCCCATTTGAATTCGAATGGTTCGCGCCGCATTTCGAATTTCGCTTCCCGCGCATCGGCGATCTTGATCAGCGCGACATTCGAATTGAACTCCGCACCGCTCTGGAACCCTGGCATGTGCTCGGCGAAGAATCGGGCAGCGGTGGAACCGTGCGATATGTCGACAGCTCACTCGAGCGGCTGCAGGTGAAGGCCAGCGGGCTGATCAATGACCGATTTGCCATCACGTGCAATGGACATCGTGTCCCGCTGCATCCCACGGGAACAAACGGCGAAGCCGTAGCGGGCGTTCGATACCGCGCCTGGCAGCCGCCGCATTGCCTGCAGCCGACCATTGGCGTGCATGCGCCCCTGCGCTTTGACCTGGTGGACACCTGGAACGAGCGCTCGCTGGGCGGATGCACCTATCACGTGACTCATCCCGGCGGTCGCAGTTACGACACCTTCCCGGTGAACAGCTACGAAGCTGAAAGCCGGCGTCTCTCGCGATTCTTCCGTCAAGGTCACACGCCCGGCCGGATCCATGTGAAGCCGGTTCAGCAAAATCCCGAACACCCTTTCACGCTGGACCTCCGCACGGTGTGA
- a CDS encoding alpha-E domain-containing protein → MLSRVADSVYWMSRYVERAENVARFIEVNFQLTLDAPFIQDKQWDPLVNTSGDREDFTERYGLATQENVLRFLISDPQNPNSIYSCVRSARENARTVREIISSEMWLHLNKFYLLLNAPAPEFRSLDAPQALLNEVKLASHTFTGITDSTMSHSEAWHFSRLGRMLERADKTSRILDVKYYILLSSVEDVGTPIDDTQWAAVLRSASAFEMYRKRHGRISPRGVVEFLMLDREFPRAIQFCLLAARDSLHSISGTPVGTFQFAPEKLMGQLCSDLSFASVDEIISYGLHEYLDELQTRLNQLGHGIYEVFFALKTREPRHRQTPPAAPMTQTQSQS, encoded by the coding sequence ATGTTAAGTCGTGTTGCCGATTCGGTTTACTGGATGAGCCGCTACGTGGAACGGGCTGAGAACGTCGCCCGCTTCATCGAGGTGAACTTCCAACTCACCCTGGACGCGCCATTCATCCAGGACAAACAGTGGGACCCGCTGGTGAACACAAGCGGCGACCGTGAGGATTTCACCGAGCGCTACGGCCTCGCAACGCAGGAAAACGTGCTGCGTTTCCTCATCAGCGATCCTCAAAATCCCAATTCCATTTATTCCTGCGTTCGTTCGGCGCGCGAGAACGCCCGCACCGTGCGCGAAATTATTTCGTCAGAGATGTGGCTGCACCTGAACAAGTTCTACCTTCTGTTGAACGCCCCCGCGCCGGAATTTCGAAGCCTCGATGCACCGCAGGCGCTGCTCAACGAGGTGAAGCTCGCGAGCCATACGTTCACGGGCATCACGGACTCAACGATGAGCCATAGCGAGGCGTGGCACTTCTCCAGGCTTGGACGCATGCTGGAACGGGCGGATAAGACGTCGCGCATCCTTGACGTGAAATATTACATTCTGCTCAGCTCGGTTGAGGATGTGGGAACGCCGATCGACGACACGCAATGGGCCGCGGTGCTCCGCTCGGCTTCCGCATTCGAGATGTACCGCAAGCGCCACGGACGCATCTCGCCGCGTGGCGTCGTTGAGTTCCTGATGCTGGATCGGGAATTTCCACGCGCGATCCAGTTCTGCCTGCTCGCCGCGCGGGATTCGCTGCACTCGATCTCCGGGACACCTGTCGGAACCTTCCAATTCGCGCCAGAGAAATTGATGGGGCAACTCTGCTCGGACCTCAGTTTTGCCAGCGTGGACGAAATCATTTCCTACGGGCTTCACGAATATCTCGACGAACTGCAAACCCGCCTGAATCAGTTGGGGCACGGCATTTACGAGGTGTTCTTTGCGCTCAAAACCCGTGAGCCCCGCCACAGGCAAACGCCGCCCGCCGCCCCGATGACCCAGACCCAATCGCAATCGTGA
- a CDS encoding circularly permuted type 2 ATP-grasp protein — MRFDNYEVGDFYDEMFASPSLPRSCGRRLLDALKKLPDDKILNCQKAAEQSLLQMGITFNVYGEQAGVEKIFPFDILPRIVSAAEWSWIERGLKQRIQALNRFIDDIYHDQKIIRDGIIPGEVVRSARSFRKQCMGFNPPRGIWCHVTGTDLVRHSDGQVYVLEDNLRCPSGVSYVLENRQVMKSLFPSVFATTRIRPVANYPLKLRDMLEFLSPDHVTQPRVVLLTPGIHNSAYFEHSFLAQQMGVELVEGRDLIVDDSVVLMRTTKGFERVDVIYRRLDDDFLDPDCFRPDSMLGVRGLMEAYRAGNVALANAPGTGVADDKVVYAYVPKMVKYYLGEDIIIPNVPTFICSEEKDLKHVLANLDKLVVKAANESGGYGMLVGPHASKQERADFADRISANPRNYIAQPTLSLSRVPTLVGDHCEGRHVDLRPYILCGKETFVLPGGLTRVALRKGSLVVNSSQGGGSKDTWVLADSEEIERDRIDPAARAFASA, encoded by the coding sequence ATGCGTTTTGACAATTACGAGGTCGGCGATTTTTACGATGAAATGTTTGCATCGCCGAGCCTGCCACGTTCGTGCGGCCGGCGATTGCTCGACGCCCTGAAGAAACTTCCCGACGACAAAATCCTGAACTGTCAAAAGGCTGCCGAACAATCATTGCTGCAGATGGGGATCACGTTCAATGTTTATGGCGAACAGGCGGGCGTGGAAAAGATCTTCCCGTTCGACATCCTGCCGCGGATCGTTTCGGCCGCGGAATGGAGCTGGATCGAAAGAGGCCTGAAGCAGCGCATCCAGGCTCTGAATCGTTTCATCGACGACATCTATCACGACCAGAAAATCATTCGCGACGGGATCATCCCCGGCGAGGTGGTTCGTTCCGCCCGCTCATTTCGAAAGCAGTGCATGGGTTTCAATCCGCCGCGGGGCATCTGGTGCCACGTGACGGGCACCGACCTCGTGAGGCACAGCGATGGGCAGGTTTACGTGCTTGAAGACAACCTGCGCTGTCCGTCGGGCGTTTCCTACGTCCTGGAAAATCGCCAGGTGATGAAGAGCCTTTTTCCGTCGGTGTTCGCGACCACGCGCATTCGGCCCGTGGCGAATTACCCGCTGAAGCTCCGCGACATGCTCGAGTTTCTTTCACCCGACCACGTCACACAACCGCGCGTCGTTCTCCTCACGCCGGGCATTCACAATTCCGCCTACTTCGAGCATTCATTCCTCGCGCAGCAGATGGGCGTTGAACTTGTGGAAGGACGCGACCTGATCGTAGACGACAGCGTCGTGCTGATGCGGACAACGAAAGGGTTTGAACGGGTCGATGTGATCTACCGCCGCCTTGACGACGATTTCCTTGATCCGGATTGTTTCCGGCCTGACTCGATGCTTGGCGTGCGCGGATTGATGGAAGCGTATCGCGCAGGCAACGTCGCTTTGGCAAACGCCCCCGGAACGGGCGTGGCCGACGACAAGGTGGTCTACGCCTACGTTCCCAAGATGGTGAAGTATTACCTCGGCGAAGACATCATCATCCCGAACGTTCCGACCTTCATCTGTTCAGAAGAAAAGGATTTGAAACATGTGCTGGCGAACCTCGATAAGCTCGTCGTGAAGGCCGCAAACGAGTCAGGCGGCTACGGCATGCTGGTCGGCCCTCATGCCAGCAAGCAGGAGCGCGCCGACTTCGCCGACAGGATCAGCGCAAATCCGCGCAATTACATCGCGCAACCCACGCTCTCGCTTTCGCGCGTCCCCACGCTCGTTGGCGATCATTGCGAGGGACGGCACGTGGATTTGCGCCCTTACATCCTGTGCGGCAAGGAAACCTTTGTTTTGCCAGGCGGCCTCACGCGCGTTGCGCTCCGCAAGGGATCGCTCGTCGTGAATTCTTCGCAAGGCGGCGGAAGCAAGGACACCTGGGTCCTCGCCGATTCCGAAGAGATTGAGCGGGATCGAATCGACCCTGCCGCCCGCGCCTTCGCATCTGCCTGA
- a CDS encoding circularly permuted type 2 ATP-grasp protein, translated as MTLADPGHSATSVLQGYRSVGDVYDEMMSGGVPRPHWHKLIESFDRLSPQDRISRRDTARRILRESGVTYNVYGDNQGLGRPWSLDLMPLVIPPAEWQALEAGLIQRTRLLNLVLADFYGPQALIREGVLPSALLYANPGYLRPCHGISLPRNIFLFLHAVDLARSADGRWWALSDRTQAPSGAGYALENRIVLSRILPDEFRECRVERLAAFFQLMRDTLQSIASRPHGQPHIVVLTPGPYNETYFEHVYLARYLGFPLVEGADLTVRDRRVFLKTLEGLQPVDVILRRADDTFCDPLELRPDSMLGVPGLIEAIRAGNVSVANSLGSGAVETPALAAFLPTLAQRLLGEELKLPSVATWWCGQEKEQQYVRDHLPELVVKPAFGGGREPVFGGSLDDTARAELIREIDAAPHDFLAQEQISLSTAPVLERDTMEPRPIVLRTYICAARDGFVAMPGGLARFSTAPERLTVSMQSGGGSKDAWVISDEPVSQMTLLLPNPQMVPVERSAAELPSRIAENLFWLGRYTERLEDTVRLLRCLLARLSGESGTDDTPELGALIHLLVELDLFPQRFRERYTLAAVEREAYALIYQTQRLGSLREVLGRLNHIAFALRDRFSSDTWRIINKLQVDGRPRPGRIPVSEALALLNTLVVDLAAFSGMEMENMTRGHGWRFLEIGRRLERASNITSLVQGGIALELLGRSALESVLEIADSTITYRRFYFSQPQWPTTLDLLLGDQGNPRSLCFQIDSLCNHAANLPRENELAGATETGNIEALRTMLRDAAWQALAQHELSGRGPAVSPLLARIASELRGLSDAINQQYFSHAATQVS; from the coding sequence ATGACTTTGGCTGACCCCGGACACAGCGCCACTTCCGTCCTGCAAGGATATAGATCCGTTGGAGACGTGTACGACGAGATGATGTCCGGCGGCGTCCCGCGTCCTCACTGGCACAAGCTGATTGAATCGTTCGACCGCCTCAGCCCGCAGGATCGCATCAGCCGCCGCGACACCGCCCGCCGCATTCTGCGTGAGAGCGGCGTCACTTATAATGTTTACGGCGACAACCAGGGCCTTGGACGTCCGTGGTCACTTGACCTGATGCCCCTCGTGATCCCGCCAGCGGAATGGCAGGCGCTCGAGGCGGGATTGATCCAGCGAACGCGCCTGCTAAACCTCGTGCTGGCCGACTTCTACGGCCCGCAAGCATTGATTCGCGAGGGCGTGTTGCCGTCGGCACTTCTCTACGCAAATCCGGGTTACTTGCGACCCTGCCACGGAATCTCTCTGCCGCGAAATATTTTTTTGTTCCTGCACGCGGTCGACCTCGCGCGCTCCGCTGACGGCCGCTGGTGGGCGCTGTCCGATCGCACCCAGGCACCTTCGGGTGCGGGCTATGCGCTCGAGAACCGCATTGTGTTGTCGCGAATCCTGCCCGACGAATTTCGAGAATGCCGCGTCGAACGCCTCGCCGCCTTCTTCCAGTTGATGCGCGACACGCTGCAGTCAATCGCATCGCGACCGCACGGACAACCGCACATCGTCGTGCTCACGCCCGGGCCCTACAATGAGACATATTTCGAACACGTGTACCTGGCGCGCTATCTCGGGTTCCCCCTGGTCGAGGGAGCAGATCTCACAGTGCGTGATCGGCGCGTTTTCCTGAAGACGCTCGAAGGACTCCAGCCAGTCGATGTGATCCTGCGGCGGGCCGACGACACCTTTTGCGATCCGCTGGAACTGCGTCCCGACTCGATGCTCGGCGTTCCTGGATTGATCGAGGCGATTCGCGCGGGGAACGTCAGCGTTGCAAACTCGCTCGGGAGCGGCGCCGTTGAAACGCCTGCGCTGGCCGCATTTCTGCCGACGCTTGCGCAACGCTTGCTCGGCGAAGAATTGAAGTTGCCGTCGGTGGCGACCTGGTGGTGCGGCCAGGAAAAGGAACAGCAATACGTGCGTGATCACTTGCCGGAACTGGTCGTGAAACCTGCCTTTGGCGGCGGCCGCGAACCCGTCTTTGGAGGTTCGCTGGACGACACCGCCCGCGCCGAGCTGATTCGTGAAATCGATGCCGCACCGCACGATTTTCTAGCGCAGGAACAAATCTCCCTCAGCACGGCACCTGTGCTGGAACGCGACACCATGGAGCCGCGGCCAATCGTTCTCAGGACTTACATCTGCGCCGCGCGCGATGGATTCGTTGCGATGCCCGGCGGGCTCGCGCGATTCTCCACCGCGCCAGAACGTTTGACGGTTTCAATGCAGAGCGGCGGCGGAAGCAAGGATGCGTGGGTGATATCCGATGAACCCGTCAGCCAGATGACGCTGCTGCTGCCCAACCCCCAAATGGTCCCGGTCGAGCGCAGCGCCGCCGAACTTCCCAGCCGCATCGCGGAAAACCTTTTCTGGCTTGGCCGTTACACCGAGCGGCTCGAGGATACAGTGCGGCTTCTGCGTTGCCTGCTCGCGCGCCTCTCAGGCGAATCGGGCACCGACGATACTCCCGAGCTCGGCGCGCTCATCCATCTGCTGGTTGAGCTTGATTTGTTTCCGCAACGGTTTCGCGAACGCTACACGCTCGCTGCCGTTGAACGCGAAGCCTATGCGCTGATATACCAAACCCAGCGCCTCGGATCGCTCCGCGAAGTGCTGGGACGGCTCAACCATATCGCGTTCGCACTGCGCGACCGGTTCTCATCCGACACGTGGCGCATCATCAATAAACTTCAGGTGGACGGCCGTCCGAGACCGGGACGCATTCCCGTCTCTGAGGCACTCGCGCTCCTGAACACGCTCGTCGTCGACCTTGCTGCGTTTTCCGGAATGGAAATGGAGAACATGACGCGCGGGCACGGATGGCGTTTCCTGGAAATCGGACGCCGCCTGGAACGGGCTTCCAACATCACCAGCCTCGTTCAAGGGGGAATAGCGCTCGAGCTTCTCGGCCGCAGCGCACTTGAATCGGTCCTCGAAATCGCTGACAGCACGATCACCTATCGGCGCTTCTATTTCTCGCAACCGCAATGGCCCACCACCCTCGACCTGCTTCTCGGGGATCAAGGCAATCCGCGTTCGCTGTGCTTCCAAATAGATTCCCTGTGCAACCATGCGGCGAACCTTCCCCGGGAAAACGAGCTGGCAGGCGCAACCGAAACGGGAAACATTGAAGCGCTGCGCACAATGCTGCGCGACGCAGCGTGGCAGGCTCTCGCGCAACACGAGCTCTCGGGACGCGGTCCCGCTGTCAGTCCGCTGCTCGCGCGCATCGCCTCCGAACTCCGTGGCCTCTCCGATGCCATCAACCAGCAGTACTTCAGTCACGCGGCAACGCAGGTGAGTTGA
- a CDS encoding fibronectin type III domain-containing protein produces MLSRIFRHAARSLLVSVATLLASDTSAGDRTWEFAVQASATVETSPPRITLSWPQDQNEVPSSYTVHRKSKNDLTWGTGVTLAGSTLTYIDSDVQLGGAYEYQIRKITSAYNGYGYIFAGINAPITEQRGKIVLIVDDTMAAPLASEIARLERDLVGDGWQVLRHDVSRNATPPAVKALIKSAHDADPANVKALLLLGHVPVPYSGDMAPDDHFEIQGAWPADLYYADMDGTWTDSTVNTTFAQPERRWNIPGDGKFDQSFLPSPVELQIGRVDLANMPGRKEWMGPPTFPSEVELLRNYLNKNHRFRHALYTAEPRGLVYDGAGAREGAAFAVSGWRNFAPFFGASQIRIAQQNEFLPILTTDSYLWSYANGGADSQSIAYLGGTANFNGGRTTDFIEMNVKTVFTMLFGSHMGDWDTEDNIMRAVLATPDYGLACVYAGAPHWFAHHMALGETIGYAARLTQNNPTNGMGNLYWNDVNQSAGMVHVALMGDPTLRLHAVAPGSALNVTSVPGGAQLSWTPSPNAVEGYHVYRASTAAGPFERVTASPITTAQYIHPTTTTGTYMVRAVKTQISGSGTYLNLSQGIFATLTSTPPTANDSDGDGMADADETIAGTNPNDATSVLRIVQSHHEQTGTITVAWSSVPGKTYRIVSCPRPGVDPWTDVSGDIPSAGTITSWTSTALNDALFLRVRVVP; encoded by the coding sequence ATGCTTTCCAGAATTTTCCGGCATGCCGCACGTTCGCTCCTTGTGAGCGTTGCAACCCTTCTCGCATCCGACACGTCCGCAGGGGATCGCACGTGGGAATTCGCAGTGCAAGCCAGTGCCACAGTTGAAACATCCCCTCCCCGCATCACTCTTTCCTGGCCCCAGGACCAAAACGAGGTGCCTTCCAGCTACACGGTTCACCGCAAATCCAAAAACGATTTGACCTGGGGAACGGGCGTGACACTTGCCGGCTCAACACTCACCTACATCGACTCTGACGTGCAACTCGGCGGCGCGTATGAATACCAAATCCGCAAGATCACTTCGGCCTACAACGGATATGGCTACATCTTCGCCGGAATCAATGCCCCCATCACGGAACAGCGCGGCAAGATCGTCCTCATCGTGGATGACACCATGGCGGCGCCACTCGCTTCCGAGATCGCGCGCCTGGAACGGGACCTCGTGGGCGACGGCTGGCAGGTGTTGCGGCACGACGTCTCACGCAATGCGACTCCGCCTGCTGTGAAGGCCCTGATCAAATCCGCGCATGATGCAGACCCTGCCAACGTCAAAGCGCTGTTGCTGCTCGGCCATGTCCCAGTCCCTTATTCCGGAGACATGGCGCCCGATGATCACTTCGAGATCCAGGGCGCATGGCCCGCGGATCTTTACTACGCCGACATGGACGGCACGTGGACGGATTCAACAGTGAACACCACGTTCGCCCAACCAGAACGCCGCTGGAACATTCCAGGCGACGGCAAGTTCGACCAAAGCTTTCTCCCGTCGCCTGTTGAACTGCAAATCGGCCGCGTGGATCTCGCAAACATGCCGGGTCGAAAAGAGTGGATGGGACCGCCGACGTTCCCATCCGAAGTCGAACTCCTGCGCAATTACCTGAACAAGAATCATCGTTTTCGGCATGCACTTTACACAGCGGAACCTCGCGGCCTCGTCTACGATGGCGCAGGCGCCCGCGAAGGCGCGGCATTTGCCGTCAGTGGCTGGCGCAACTTCGCTCCATTCTTCGGCGCCTCGCAGATCCGCATCGCGCAGCAGAACGAGTTTCTGCCCATTCTCACCACGGACAGCTATCTTTGGTCGTATGCGAATGGCGGCGCTGATTCGCAGAGCATCGCGTATCTCGGAGGCACCGCAAATTTCAACGGCGGACGCACCACCGACTTCATCGAGATGAACGTGAAAACGGTTTTCACGATGCTTTTCGGCAGCCACATGGGCGATTGGGATACCGAGGACAACATCATGCGCGCTGTGCTCGCAACGCCCGACTACGGACTGGCATGCGTGTACGCTGGCGCGCCGCACTGGTTCGCTCATCACATGGCTCTGGGTGAAACGATCGGATACGCGGCTCGATTGACACAAAACAATCCCACGAACGGGATGGGAAATCTTTACTGGAATGACGTGAACCAGTCCGCCGGAATGGTGCACGTCGCACTGATGGGCGATCCCACGTTGCGCCTGCATGCGGTCGCGCCTGGCAGCGCCCTGAACGTGACGTCGGTGCCAGGCGGCGCGCAACTCTCCTGGACCCCATCCCCAAACGCCGTCGAAGGATATCATGTCTACCGCGCCAGCACCGCCGCGGGTCCGTTCGAGCGCGTGACTGCATCCCCTATAACCACAGCCCAATACATTCATCCCACAACGACAACCGGGACCTACATGGTACGCGCTGTGAAGACGCAGATCTCCGGCAGCGGAACGTACCTGAACCTCAGCCAGGGAATATTTGCGACCCTGACGTCGACGCCTCCCACAGCCAACGATTCAGATGGCGACGGAATGGCAGACGCGGACGAGACGATTGCGGGGACAAATCCGAACGACGCAACCTCCGTTTTGCGGATCGTGCAGTCGCATCACGAACAAACCGGAACAATCACAGTCGCGTGGAGCAGTGTCCCAGGCAAAACCTATCGGATTGTGAGCTGCCCGCGCCCGGGCGTCGATCCATGGACGGACGTGAGCGGCGACATTCCGTCTGCGGGCACGATCACTTCCTGGACCTCCACGGCCCTCAACGACGCGTTGTTCTTGCGGGTTCGTGTTGTTCCGTGA